From one Desulfuromonas sp. genomic stretch:
- the extJ gene encoding selenite/tellurite reduction operon protein ExtJ has product MKKQLFILTAVLSLALGGVAAAGQFEGEVVKVKGKKVTIEIVKGKASKIEVGSMVTLEVEAPAEAPEAGMDMLQGC; this is encoded by the coding sequence ATGAAAAAGCAACTGTTCATCCTGACGGCCGTTCTTTCCCTGGCTCTCGGCGGCGTCGCCGCCGCCGGGCAGTTCGAGGGGGAGGTGGTCAAGGTCAAAGGGAAAAAGGTGACGATCGAGATCGTCAAGGGCAAGGCTTCCAAGATCGAGGTCGGCTCGATGGTGACCCTCGAGGTCGAGGCTCCCGCCGAGGCCCCCGAGGCCGGCATGGACATGCTCCAGGGCTGTTAA